Within the Granulicella sibirica genome, the region GCGCAAGCCTCTGCTGAATGGCCTCATCGGTCAGTGCGGGAAAACTGCGAATCAGTGCGCCGGTCGCCGGATTGATCGATTCGATTGCCATAGGTGGTGCGTTTACCCGGTCTTTCTACTCTGTGGCCGGCTAGGTCGATCGCACGTGCGAAGCGCTGCCGGTCACGCTGAAGCTAGCTTAGCAAGCGTAAGCGCCAAAATACGCGTGCCCAGCGCGATGGACTCAGGAGAGGAATACTCATCGGGACGATGGCTCACTCCATTCCGGGAAGGAATGAAGATCATCGCAACCGGAGCAATCCGCGCCATGAACGACGAGTCGTGATAAGCCCGGCTCACCATCTTCTTCGCAACGATCTTCTCCGCCGCGCAAGCCTCTTCAATCGCCTGCACGATCCCCGCACCCGAAGTCGCAGGTGCATCGGCATTCACGAACTCTTCCTTGATCGTCACCGCCCGCCGTTCCGAGATCCCGTCAATATCCGCCCGGACCGACTGCATCACAGACTCCCGCCGCTCGGGATCGGTATCGCGAATATCAAGCTGCAGCGTCACCCGGCTCGGCACGCTGTTCACCGCGCCTGGATGAACATCGCATGTCCCGACAGTTGCAACCGTATCGTTCGTCCCCGACGCCGCATTGGCCGCAAGCGTATGCCGCTCGATTGACAGGATCACCTCCGAGGCCGCGCAAAGCGCATCCCGCCGATCCGGCATCAGCAAAGCCCCCGCATGCCCGCCGACACCCTCAATCGTGAAGCGATAACCAGCCGGAGCCGCGATGCTCGTCACAATCCCCAGCGGCATACCTTCCCGCTCGAGCAGCGGCCCCTGCTCGATATGCAACTCCACCCACCCCGCATAGTGCCCCGCCTCCAGCCGACACGACTCCAGCGGACCACAAAATCCTGCCTCCGCCCGCACCGTGGCGAGCGTCGCTCCAACCTCTGCCTTCGGCATCAGGTCAGGCAGGGAATCGGCCCGCGCCGCATCCAGCACACCCGCGATCAACCGGCTCCCCAGGCATCCAATCCCAAACCGCGTCGGCTCCTCCGACGTCAGCAGCACAAGCTCGATCGA harbors:
- a CDS encoding M20 family metallo-hydrolase; protein product: MATTAPVLPAFEIDEARLSRELAELATMTSVEPSAVGTAVTRVVFTSDDHTARAWLKGLADEEGFSVRADAVGNTFFRWEGADPKLAAIASGSHVDAIPHAGMYDGTVGVLGGLEAMRALKAAGLKPLRSIELVLLTSEEPTRFGIGCLGSRLIAGVLDAARADSLPDLMPKAEVGATLATVRAEAGFCGPLESCRLEAGHYAGWVELHIEQGPLLEREGMPLGIVTSIAAPAGYRFTIEGVGGHAGALLMPDRRDALCAASEVILSIERHTLAANAASGTNDTVATVGTCDVHPGAVNSVPSRVTLQLDIRDTDPERRESVMQSVRADIDGISERRAVTIKEEFVNADAPATSGAGIVQAIEEACAAEKIVAKKMVSRAYHDSSFMARIAPVAMIFIPSRNGVSHRPDEYSSPESIALGTRILALTLAKLASA